In one Brienomyrus brachyistius isolate T26 chromosome 5, BBRACH_0.4, whole genome shotgun sequence genomic region, the following are encoded:
- the LOC125742313 gene encoding CD209 antigen-like protein E, giving the protein MGDIYTNVELDDGIYANSTFVDGHERSTSTSKLKPPNSTDKEAFEVIRTQVKELQDSKEKLEVRICPQNWMSFNLSCYYISNETQSWNDSRKKCIEKGADLAIISSRVEQVFIDDFNGRFWIGLTDLHEEGTWKWVDGEVIPKEKGLYPQW; this is encoded by the exons ATGGGTGACATCTACACCAACGTGGAGCTGGATGACGGGATATATGCCAATTCAACCTTTGTTGATGGTCATGAACGCAGCACAAGCACAAG TAAACTGAAACCACCTAATTCTACAGATAAAGAAGCATTTGAGGTCATTAGGACACAGGTCAAAGAACTACAGGATAGTAAAGAGAAGCTGGAAG TTCGCATCTGTCCTCAGAACTGGATGAGTTTCAACTTAAGCTGTTACTACATTTCCAATGAGACGCAGAGCTGGAATGACAGCCGGAAGAAATGCATAGAGAAAGGAGCAGATTTGGCGATCATCAGCAGCAGAGTGGAACAG GTTTTCATCGATGATTTTAATGGACGTTTCTGGATCGGTTTGACTGACCTGCATGAAGAAGGAACCTGGAAATGGGTGGATGGGGAAGTAATTCCCAAAGAAAAAGG ACTGTATCCCCAGTGGTAA